One Mauremys mutica isolate MM-2020 ecotype Southern chromosome 19, ASM2049712v1, whole genome shotgun sequence genomic window carries:
- the RFLNB gene encoding refilin-B, producing MVGTLALPEGPEPLDRKRRGERVLDSPDSGLPPSPSHWLLGPGPERAAPPGLPEPDAAGQAPPNAVFSPNPLLSSCPARLCPLSFGEGVEFDPLPPKEIRYTSSVKYDSEKHFIDDVYMPVGLGISSCSQTVVCIPDCTWRSYKAEVHFEPRNKPLRFTSTTIVYPKHTKTVYTTTLDYNCRKSMRRFLSSIELESAEYPGNDYLLDGC from the exons atgGTGGGGACGCTGGCGCTGCCCGAGGGGCCCGAGCCGCTGGACAGGAAGCGGCGCGGCGAGCGGGTGCTGGACAGCCCCGACTCCGGCCTgccgcccagccccagccactggctgctgggCCCCGGCCCCGAGCGCGCGGCGCCCCCCGGGCTGCCCGAGCCGGACGCCGCGGGCCAGGCGCCGCCG AATGCTGTGTTCTCCCCCAacccgctgctctccagctgccctgcaAGGTTATGCCCTTTATCCTTTGGCGAAGGAGTTGAGTTTGACCCTCTGCCACCAAAGGAAATAAG GTACACCTCCTCGGTGAAGTATGACTCAGAGAAGCACTTCATCGATGATGTCTATATGCCGGTGGGGTTAGGCATTTCCTCATGCAGCCAAACGGTCGTCTGCATCCCTGATTGCACGTGGCGCAGTTACAAAGCCGAGGTCCACTTTGAGCCTCGGAACAAGCCCTTGCGTTTCACCAGCACCACCATTGTCTACCCAAAGCACACCAAAACTGTGTACACCACCACTCTGGATTACAACTGCAGGAAGTCCATGCGGCGGTTCTTGTCCAGCATAGAGCTGGAGTCTGCAGAATACCCTGGGAATGATTACCTCCTGGATGGCTGCTGA